Proteins from a genomic interval of Bacteroidota bacterium:
- a CDS encoding Gfo/Idh/MocA family oxidoreductase, whose amino-acid sequence MLTSKRCIPYVNARSAKWPPLAVKGQAPTEVEDIDITTDDAGTVLLRFSGGQRAVLWVSQVTAGRKNTMQYEISGSKGALHWSSEHPNDLWLGYRDKPNEILGRDPALLSDLAWPFANYPGGHNEGYPDSFKQCFRAFYTAIAEGIPAEDALYPTFAEGHREIELCDAILKSHREERWVTV is encoded by the coding sequence TTGCTGACCTCAAAACGGTGCATCCCGTACGTAAACGCCCGCTCGGCGAAGTGGCCACCTTTAGCGGTAAAAGGCCAGGCGCCCACAGAGGTAGAAGACATTGATATTACCACAGACGATGCCGGCACTGTATTGCTTCGCTTCAGTGGTGGGCAACGCGCGGTACTCTGGGTTTCGCAGGTTACGGCTGGCAGAAAAAATACCATGCAATACGAAATCAGCGGCTCAAAAGGCGCTTTACATTGGTCCAGCGAGCACCCCAACGACCTTTGGCTGGGCTACCGGGATAAACCCAACGAAATTCTAGGCAGAGATCCTGCCCTGCTTTCAGACCTGGCATGGCCGTTTGCTAACTATCCTGGTGGTCACAACGAAGGCTATCCAGACTCGTTCAAACAGTGTTTCCGCGCTTTCTATACCGCCATCGCAGAAGGAATTCCCGCCGAAGATGCACTATATCCAACCTTCGCAGAAGGCCACCGGGAAATTGAACTCTGTGATGCCATCTTGAAAAGCCACCGCGAAGAACGCTGGGTAACGGTATAG
- a CDS encoding Gfo/Idh/MocA family oxidoreductase: MDIHKLGAAVVGTGFIGPVHVEALIRLGVRVHGVMGSSPAKSESARHQMGLEKAYASFEEVLADDRVDVVHLAVPNVLHYDMSKRALAAGKHVMCEKPLAMQADESAELVQLAAASGLAAGVCYNQRYFPLNLESKARISSGALGEVLAIKGSYVQDWLLYDTDYNWRVLAAQGGELRAVSDIGTHWMDLISFITGLEVEAVFADLKTVHPVRKRPLGEVATFSGKRPGAHRGRRH, from the coding sequence ATGGATATACACAAATTAGGCGCAGCTGTTGTTGGTACAGGATTTATAGGGCCTGTTCACGTTGAAGCTTTGATACGGCTAGGTGTGCGTGTGCACGGTGTGATGGGCAGTTCGCCGGCCAAGTCGGAATCTGCCCGGCATCAAATGGGTCTCGAAAAGGCGTACGCATCTTTCGAAGAAGTGCTTGCAGATGACCGGGTTGATGTGGTGCATCTGGCGGTACCAAATGTCTTGCATTACGACATGTCAAAACGCGCGCTGGCTGCTGGCAAACACGTGATGTGTGAGAAGCCATTGGCAATGCAGGCGGATGAATCTGCAGAACTGGTGCAACTGGCTGCAGCATCGGGGCTTGCCGCCGGCGTTTGCTACAACCAGCGGTACTTCCCGCTGAACCTCGAATCCAAAGCCCGCATCAGCAGTGGCGCGCTTGGCGAAGTCCTGGCCATCAAAGGCAGCTATGTGCAAGACTGGTTGTTGTACGATACGGATTACAACTGGCGCGTACTTGCAGCGCAGGGCGGAGAACTACGGGCTGTTTCAGACATTGGCACGCATTGGATGGACCTGATTTCGTTCATCACTGGGCTCGAAGTGGAAGCCGTGTTTGCTGACCTCAAAACGGTGCATCCCGTACGTAAACGCCCGCTCGGCGAAGTGGCCACCTTTAGCGGTAAAAGGCCAGGCGCCCACAGAGGTAGAAGACATTGA
- a CDS encoding NUDIX hydrolase has product MTKEFGESGKILPPAPGAPVANVFMVEAVNGKQYYAYEFPHPSVAATVVLFDISKNSFLLIERDINPFKGCFAFPGGFLDVGKEEIEDAAVRELYEETGIRLDRSKLQLIDVRSHPKRDPRDHIFDIAYFATVDHADAIAGDEVSAYKWAQKDEIDALALAFDHDVLWGRVKSRFL; this is encoded by the coding sequence ATGACAAAGGAATTTGGGGAATCAGGCAAAATACTGCCGCCGGCACCAGGTGCGCCTGTTGCCAATGTGTTCATGGTGGAAGCAGTCAACGGTAAACAATATTACGCTTACGAATTTCCCCACCCAAGCGTCGCAGCCACCGTTGTACTGTTCGATATATCCAAAAACAGTTTCTTATTGATAGAACGGGATATCAACCCGTTTAAAGGCTGCTTTGCGTTTCCCGGCGGATTTCTGGACGTAGGAAAAGAAGAAATCGAAGACGCTGCCGTGCGCGAACTGTATGAAGAGACAGGAATCAGACTGGACCGGTCCAAATTGCAACTCATTGATGTGCGGTCCCATCCCAAACGCGACCCGCGCGATCACATTTTCGACATTGCCTATTTTGCAACAGTAGATCATGCGGATGCCATTGCCGGCGATGAGGTCTCTGCCTACAAATGGGCGCAAAAGGATGAAATTGATGCGCTAGCCCTTGCATTTGATCACGATGTGTTATGGGGTCGGGTCAAATCGCGGTTCTTGTAA
- a CDS encoding DUF6625 family protein: MMSRRLSYSPIIDEALAQKEMGICLINCFFGQRPAGLSFVLDAFAQNTTVNFLLFSDCISPNDTPDNITVIPSTLTDIRKLAAAKLGLPVHITHPYKLCDFYAAYGKIFEDYLVPFSFWGTVDLDVLLGHIPTFITSGLLNNHDVISGHEDYVAGHFTLYRNTPAITTLYSQSHDVERVFLAEKHMGFEECGQRWMEFRKRKKLAYSKSKIDSITHVLRRLAKKNQARVSFNPFVRERTLLHNTHWLLAWQNGHLYDVVDDQEILYFHFHMMQPGFRIPDWTSLPDTFYINKHGFFI, encoded by the coding sequence ATGATGTCCCGCCGTCTTTCATACAGCCCGATTATCGATGAAGCCCTAGCTCAGAAAGAGATGGGAATTTGTCTGATCAACTGTTTCTTTGGCCAGCGGCCCGCTGGTCTCTCGTTCGTATTGGATGCGTTTGCTCAAAATACTACAGTTAATTTTCTGCTTTTCTCTGATTGCATCTCGCCCAACGATACGCCAGATAACATAACAGTGATTCCCAGTACACTGACAGATATTAGGAAACTGGCTGCGGCAAAACTTGGCCTACCGGTGCATATTACCCACCCTTACAAGCTCTGTGATTTCTATGCAGCTTACGGGAAAATTTTTGAGGACTACCTCGTGCCGTTCTCTTTTTGGGGGACAGTCGACCTTGATGTATTACTGGGACACATCCCCACATTTATCACATCCGGCTTACTCAACAACCATGATGTAATCAGCGGGCACGAAGATTATGTAGCCGGCCACTTTACGCTGTACCGAAACACCCCAGCAATCACAACCCTGTATTCCCAAAGCCATGATGTTGAGCGCGTTTTTCTTGCTGAAAAACATATGGGATTTGAAGAATGCGGGCAACGCTGGATGGAGTTTAGAAAACGCAAAAAACTGGCTTATTCGAAATCAAAAATAGACAGCATAACCCATGTTCTGCGCCGGCTGGCAAAGAAAAACCAGGCCCGCGTCAGTTTCAATCCTTTTGTCAGGGAACGAACACTCTTGCACAACACGCATTGGCTACTAGCCTGGCAAAACGGACACCTGTATGATGTAGTCGATGATCAGGAAATCTTGTATTTCCACTTTCACATGATGCAACCCGGTTTTCGAATTCCAGACTGGACCTCCTTGCCAGACACATTCTACATCAACAAACACGGCTTCTTTATCTGA